The sequence GTTCACCATCTCCCTGGACGACGTGATCATGTCGGCCTTCCTCTCCGGCCCCGGCTCCAACCCGCTGCCACTGGTGGTGCTGTCCCGCGTGCGCCTCGGCCTCAACCCCGAGATCAACGCCCTGGGCACCCTGTTCATCGCCGCGGTGACCGTCATGGTCCTGGTCAACAACCACTACATGCTCAAGCGCGAGCGCCGTCGCGAGCAGGAAATCCGCCAGGCCCTGGCCGGCAACGCCAGCCTGGGCGGTGCGGACTACAGCGCGCCTGCCGCCCCCAGCGCCCAACCGTCCAGCACCAGCACCCGGCCCATCAAGGAGTTGGCATGAGCGACCCCATCGGACAGATCCACGAGCACGACAACCAGGCCTGGTTCCACCCCTGGGAGTACCTGCCGGACGTCGGCCACAACCAGCGCAGCATCATCCAGCGCGCCGAAGGCATCCATGTCTTCGACGAGCACGGCCAGCGCCTGATCGACGGCCCCGGCGGCATGTGGTGCATGCAGATCGGCTACGGCCGCAAGGAGATGGCCGAGGCCATCGCCGAGCAGGCCCTGCGCATGCCCTACATGAACCCCTTCTCTCTCACCAGCGAGGCGCCGACGCGGCTCGCCGCCAAGCTCGCCGAACTGGCGCCGGGCGACCTCAAGCGGGTGTTCCTCACCACCGGCGGCTCCACCGCCGTGGATACCGCCCTGCGCTTCGTGCACTTCTACAACAACCTCAAGGGCCGGCCGGGCAAGAAGCACATCATCTCGCGGGAGCACGCCTACCACGGCAGCACCTACCTGGGCGCCACCGTCACCGGCAAGGACCGCGACCGCAACTGGTTCGACATCAACACCGGCCTCAGCCACTTCCTGCCCTCGGTGAACCCCGCCGGGCGGCCCGCCGGCATGAGCCTGCAAGCCTTCTGCGATGCACGGGTGGCGGACCTGGAAAACAAGATCCTGGAGCTCGGCGCGGATAAGGTCGGCGCCTTCATCGCCGAGCCGATCCAGGCATCCGGCGGCGTCATCGTGCCGCCCGAGGGCTACCTGAAGCGCTGCTGGGAAATCTGCCGGCGCCATGACGTGCTGTTCATCGCCGACGAGGTGGTCACCGGCTTCGGCCGCCTCGGCCACTGGTTCGCCTCCGAAGCCGTGTTCGGCATCCAGCCGGACCTGATCACCTGCGCCAAGGGCCTCACCTCCGGCTACCTGCCCCTCGGCGCGATGCTGCTGTCCGAGCGGCTGTTCCAGGAGGTCTCGGGGAGCAACGCCAACGGCGCCAGCTTCGGCCACGGCTTCACCTATTCCGGACACCCGGTGTGCTGCGCGGCGGCGCTGAAAAGCATCGAGATCATCGAGCGCGAACAGCTGCTGCAACACGTGCGCGCACTCAGCCCGCACTTCCTCGAACGCCTGCACGCCCTGCGGGAAATCCCCCTGGTGTTCGACACCCGTGGCATGGGCCTGGTGGGCTGCGTGGAATGCCGGGTGCGGCCGCTGGTGGAATCCGGCATGGACGGGAGCGAGCTGTACGCCTTCGAAACCGAGCTCGGCATGCGCATCGACCGCCACTGCCACGAGCTGGGCCTGATGGTGCGGCCGCTGACCAACCTGTGCGTGTTCTCCCCGCCCCTGGTGATCCAGCGCGACGAAGTGGACCAGATGCTCGACATCCTCCACGAAGCCATCCTGCGCACCCAGCGCGAACTGGAACTGGAACTCGGCCTGAAGCTGAGCTGACCACCCCGGAAGCCCGCACATGAACCAGACCCGCGACCACTGGGCCGCCCGCGCGGCGGCCCTCGACATCGAAACCCGTGCCTTCATCGGCGGCGCCTACCGCGCAGCCGAGGGCGGCGCGACCTTCCCCTGCCACAGCCCCATCGACAGCCGCCTGCTGGCGCAGGTAACACGCTGCGCCGGCGCCGAGGTGCAGGCCGCCGTGGTTGCCGCGCGGCGCAGCTTCGATCAAGGCGACTGGGCCGGATGCAGCCCGCGCGAGCGCAAGGCCGTGCTGCTGCGCTGGGCCGCCCTGATCGAGGCGCACAACGACGAACTGGCGCTGTTGGAGTCCCTCGACTGCGGCAAACC is a genomic window of Pseudomonas resinovorans NBRC 106553 containing:
- a CDS encoding aminotransferase, whose protein sequence is MSDPIGQIHEHDNQAWFHPWEYLPDVGHNQRSIIQRAEGIHVFDEHGQRLIDGPGGMWCMQIGYGRKEMAEAIAEQALRMPYMNPFSLTSEAPTRLAAKLAELAPGDLKRVFLTTGGSTAVDTALRFVHFYNNLKGRPGKKHIISREHAYHGSTYLGATVTGKDRDRNWFDINTGLSHFLPSVNPAGRPAGMSLQAFCDARVADLENKILELGADKVGAFIAEPIQASGGVIVPPEGYLKRCWEICRRHDVLFIADEVVTGFGRLGHWFASEAVFGIQPDLITCAKGLTSGYLPLGAMLLSERLFQEVSGSNANGASFGHGFTYSGHPVCCAAALKSIEIIEREQLLQHVRALSPHFLERLHALREIPLVFDTRGMGLVGCVECRVRPLVESGMDGSELYAFETELGMRIDRHCHELGLMVRPLTNLCVFSPPLVIQRDEVDQMLDILHEAILRTQRELELELGLKLS